A region from the Lates calcarifer isolate ASB-BC8 unplaced genomic scaffold, TLL_Latcal_v3 _unitig_168_quiver_1241, whole genome shotgun sequence genome encodes:
- the LOC108890108 gene encoding uncharacterized protein LOC108890108 isoform X3 — MSHCCAPTFLRIQRRRPGQEWSTEPRLAASPLLDFYDAGLYLCGFYIDGQTVFRVINLRVQEGHDEPRDDMDGKKESKLTSEILTTVTVLHLMFSFGLVVKIRKLQTAAKEEHQNLRQRENVDSEYLMRLYSPTIRNRRPASEREVETHVIYTASRETQSGTDALSYYHSFSLTGV, encoded by the exons atgtcacactgctgtgctcCAACATTTCTACGTATCCAACGACGACGACCTGGTCAAGAGTGGTCAACAGAACCGAGGCTGGCTGCGTCTCCTCTAT TGGACTTCTACGACGCGGGGCTGTACCTCTGTGGATTCTACATTGACGGACAGACAGTTTTCAGAGTGATCAATTTAAGAGTTCAAG AGGGTCATGATGAACCTCGTGATGACATGGATGGAAAAA AAGAGTCAAAGCTGACGAGTGAGATTCTGACCACTGTGACGGTTCTGCACTTAATGTTCAGCTTTGGTCTGGTTGTCAAAATAAGGAAGCTTCAGACAG cagctaaagaggaaCATCAGAATTTGCGACAGCGTGAG AATGTGGACTCTGAGTACCTGATGAGACTGTATTCACCAACAATAAGAAACAGGAGGCctgcatcagagagagaagtggagacTCATGTTATTTACACTGCCAGCAGAGAGACTCAGAGTGGAACTGATGCTTTATCTTATTATCATAGTTTCTCTTTGACTGGTGTTTGA
- the LOC108890108 gene encoding uncharacterized protein LOC108890108 isoform X1, whose product MNTMKTFTFITALILCSLSWISVSVSETQTVESQPGLHVTLLCSNISTYPTTTTWSRVVNRTEAGCVSSMYGSNSNASYCDGFQRGKFEMTSNMSIVFLNINQVDFYDAGLYLCGFYIDGQTVFRVINLRVQEGHDEPRDDMDGKKESKLTSEILTTVTVLHLMFSFGLVVKIRKLQTAAKEEHQNLRQRENVDSEYLMRLYSPTIRNRRPASEREVETHVIYTASRETQSGTDALSYYHSFSLTGV is encoded by the exons ATGAACACAATGAAGACCTTTACTTTCATAACAGCTTTAattctctgcagcctca gctggatctctgtctcagtgtctgagacTCAGACCGTGGAGAGCCAGCCTGGTCTCCatgtcacactgctgtgctcCAACATTTCTACGTATCCAACGACGACGACCTGGTCAAGAGTGGTCAACAGAACCGAGGCTGGCTGCGTCTCCTCTATGTACGGCTCGAATAGCAATGCTTCATACTGCGATGGATTTCAAAGAGGAAAATTTGAAATGACATCAAATATGTCCATTGTCTTTCTCAACATCAACCAAGTGGACTTCTACGACGCGGGGCTGTACCTCTGTGGATTCTACATTGACGGACAGACAGTTTTCAGAGTGATCAATTTAAGAGTTCAAG AGGGTCATGATGAACCTCGTGATGACATGGATGGAAAAA AAGAGTCAAAGCTGACGAGTGAGATTCTGACCACTGTGACGGTTCTGCACTTAATGTTCAGCTTTGGTCTGGTTGTCAAAATAAGGAAGCTTCAGACAG cagctaaagaggaaCATCAGAATTTGCGACAGCGTGAG AATGTGGACTCTGAGTACCTGATGAGACTGTATTCACCAACAATAAGAAACAGGAGGCctgcatcagagagagaagtggagacTCATGTTATTTACACTGCCAGCAGAGAGACTCAGAGTGGAACTGATGCTTTATCTTATTATCATAGTTTCTCTTTGACTGGTGTTTGA
- the LOC108890108 gene encoding uncharacterized protein LOC108890108 isoform X2: protein MNTMKTFTFITALILCSLSWISVSVSETQTVESQPGLHVTLLCSNISTYPTTTTWSRVVNRTEAGCVSSMYGSNSNASYCDGFQRGKFEMTSNMSIVFLNINQVDFYDAGLYLCGFYIDGQTVFRVINLRVQEGHDEPRDDMDGKKESKLTSEILTTVTVLHLMFSFGLVVKIRKLQTAKEEHQNLRQRENVDSEYLMRLYSPTIRNRRPASEREVETHVIYTASRETQSGTDALSYYHSFSLTGV from the exons ATGAACACAATGAAGACCTTTACTTTCATAACAGCTTTAattctctgcagcctca gctggatctctgtctcagtgtctgagacTCAGACCGTGGAGAGCCAGCCTGGTCTCCatgtcacactgctgtgctcCAACATTTCTACGTATCCAACGACGACGACCTGGTCAAGAGTGGTCAACAGAACCGAGGCTGGCTGCGTCTCCTCTATGTACGGCTCGAATAGCAATGCTTCATACTGCGATGGATTTCAAAGAGGAAAATTTGAAATGACATCAAATATGTCCATTGTCTTTCTCAACATCAACCAAGTGGACTTCTACGACGCGGGGCTGTACCTCTGTGGATTCTACATTGACGGACAGACAGTTTTCAGAGTGATCAATTTAAGAGTTCAAG AGGGTCATGATGAACCTCGTGATGACATGGATGGAAAAA AAGAGTCAAAGCTGACGAGTGAGATTCTGACCACTGTGACGGTTCTGCACTTAATGTTCAGCTTTGGTCTGGTTGTCAAAATAAGGAAGCTTCAGACAG ctaaagaggaaCATCAGAATTTGCGACAGCGTGAG AATGTGGACTCTGAGTACCTGATGAGACTGTATTCACCAACAATAAGAAACAGGAGGCctgcatcagagagagaagtggagacTCATGTTATTTACACTGCCAGCAGAGAGACTCAGAGTGGAACTGATGCTTTATCTTATTATCATAGTTTCTCTTTGACTGGTGTTTGA